Proteins from one Telopea speciosissima isolate NSW1024214 ecotype Mountain lineage chromosome 1, Tspe_v1, whole genome shotgun sequence genomic window:
- the LOC122642090 gene encoding microtubule-associated protein futsch-like: MELELGLKITRTRDDLTSEIRIIKDRAGPLFLSRETETMFVLTAHLKGFKRERIKIAINEDGNQIAISGEKSIQEMVMVKWIMYKKEAEIREFRKAFWIPDGIILDQIKAKFNEEDSILTIVMPKKTRGIRGIEIEEVKQENSDGETSERDDVQDDLKPETEKDDPIGEITSESPKISHEEESPGLTSSATIEVPATALPDNREQVVRPEELKVESDGELNQSNAPDSLSLEEMAREDLPTVQPEETEELKVESVGELNQSTAPDSLPLEEMVSEDLPTIQPEETEELKVESDEELNQSNAPDSLPLEEMEREELPTVQPEETEEHEIPKIKAPECEPHEHDLTPVTIGLHEPQTPETKKTTGFRGIEIEEMKHEHFDGETSERDDVQKELKPETEKDDPIGEYTSESPKISLEEGSSELTSAATIEVPGTALPGNGEEIVRPEELKVESNGELVREELPTVQPEETEELKMESDGELNQSHVPDSLSWEEEMVRQELPTVQPEETEEHEIPEVKATEFEPHEHDLTPDATEGLHEPQTPETKKTTGIRGFKIEEMKREYVDGDTYERDDVQEKLQPETEDDRIGEISSESPKISHEEESSELTSPATIEVPATALPDNREEVVRPEELKVESDEELNQSNAPDSLLSEEMVREDLPTVQPEQRKELKVELDGELNQSTASDSLPSEEMAREEFPTVQPEETEEHEIPEVKAPECEPHEHDLTPDTTKGLHEPQTPETKKTTGIRGFKIEEMKREHIDGETSERDDVQEKLQSETEDDRIGEISSESPKISHEEESSELTSPATIEVPATALPDNREEVVRPEELKVESDEELNQSNAPDSLPSEEMVREDLPTVQPEERKELKVELDGELNQSKAPDSLPSEEMVREDLPTVQPEERKEHEIHEVKAPECEAHEHDLAPDTTEPEQRLHEPQTPETPQTRQIGNEELPQKEIIQVPAAEPKPELKEEHRDPEIGPPETPDLDQPVAQEIEDHELGVAEEAHEEVPEVREEEIESEKAEKEKSPTAEPKKSVCDRSTQTEKWQSEEADKEESPKAEPKKSVCDRSTQTEEWHSREPPLEEVELEEADKEESSKAEPMKRVCDRSTQTEKCKSRKLPLCPSLFAGSFLVSLIVLVIQLLRKKKKR, from the coding sequence atggtgatggtgaaaTGGATAATGTATAAGAAGGAAGCAGAGATCAGGGAATTCCGCAAGGCCTTTTGGATCCCTGATGGCATAATTCTGGATCAAATCAAAGCCAAGTTCAACGAGGAAGACTCAATTTTAACAATTGTAATGCCAAAGAAGACCAGAGGAATTCGAGGGATTGAAATTGAGGAAGTGAAGCAAGAAAATTCTGATGGAGAGACATCTGAAAGGGATGATGTTCAAGACGATCTTAAGCCAGAAACTGAAAAAGACGATCCAATTGGAGAAATTACATCAGAATCACCTAAAATCTCACATGAAGAAGAATCACCAGGACTTACCTCATCAGCGACCATTGAAGTTCCTGCTACAGCATTACCTGATAATAGAGAACAGGTCGTTAGACCAGAGGAACTCAAAGTTGAATCAGATGGAGAGCTAAACCAATCAAATGCACCAGATTCACTGTCCTTGGAAGAGATGGCACGGGAAGACCTTCCTACAGTACAACCAGAAGAGACAGAGGAACTCAAAGTTGAATCAGTTGGAGAGCTCAACCAATCAACCGCACCAGATTCACTGCCATTGGAAGAGATGGTAAGCGAAGACCTTCCTACAATACAGCCAGAAGAGACTGAGGAACTCAAAGTTGAATCAGATGAAGAGCTCAACCAATCAAATGCACCAGACTCACTGCCATTGGAAGAGATGGAACGTGAAGAGCTTCCTACAGTACAACCAGAAGAGACCGAGGAACACGAAATTCCCAAAATTAAGGCACCAGAATGTGAACCGCATGAACATGATCTCACTCCAGTTACTATAGGTCTTCATGAACCACAGACTCCCGAGACTAAGAAGACCACAGGATTTCGAGGGATTGAAATTGAGGAAATGAAGCACGAACATTTTGATGGAGAGACATCTGAAAGGGATGATGTTCAAAAGGAGCTTAAgccagaaacagaaaaagacGATCCGATTGGAGAATATACATCAGAATCACCTAAAATCTCACTTGAAGAAGGATCATCAGAACTTACCTCAGCAGCGACCATTGAAGTTCCTGGTACAGCATTACCTGGTAATGGAGAAGAGATCGTTAGACCAGAGGAACTCAAAGTTGAATCAAATGGAGAGCTGGTACGCGAAGAGCTTCCTACAGTACAACCAGAAGAGACCGAGGAACTCAAAATGGAATCAGATGGAGAACTCAACCAATCACACGTACCAGATTCACTGTCGTGGGAAGAGGAGATGGTACGCCAAGAGCTTCCTACAGTACAACCAGAAGAGACCGAGGAACACGAAATTCCCGAAGTTAAGGCAACAGAATTTGAACCGCATGAACACGATCTCACTCCAGATGCTACAGAAGGGCTTCATGAACCACAAACTCCTGAGACGAAGAAGACCACAGGAATTCGAGGGTTTAAAATTGAGGAAATGAAGCGAGAATATGTTGATGGAGACACATATGAAAGGGATGATGTTCAAGAGAAGCTTCAGCCAGAAACAGAAGATGATCGGATTGGAGAAATTTCAtcagaatcacccaaaatctcACATGAAGAAGAATCATCCGAACTTACCTCACCAGCGACCATAGAAGTTCCTGCTACAGCATTACCTGATAATAGAGAAGAGGTCGTCAGACCAGAGGAACTCAAAGTTGAATCAGACGAAGAGCTCAACCAATCAAACGCTCCAGATTCACTGCTGTCGGAAGAGATGGTACGCGAAGACCTTCCTACAGTACAACCAGAACAGAGGAAGGAACTCAAAGTTGAATTAGATGGAGAGCTCAACCAATCAACAGCATCAGATTCACTGCCGTCGGAAGAGATGGCACGCGAAGAGTTTCCTACAGTACAGCCAGAAGAGACCGAGGAACACGAAATTCCCGAAGTTAAGGCACCAGAATGTGAACCGCATGAACACGATCTCACTCCAGATACTACAAAAGGACTTCATGAACCACAAACTCCTGAGACGAAGAAGACCACAGGAATTCGAGGGTTTAAGATTGAGGAAATGAAGCGAGAACATATTGATGGAGAGACATCTGAAAGGGATGATGTTCAAGAGAAGCTTCAGTCAGAAACAGAAGACGATCGGATTGGAGAAATTTCATCAGAATCACCAAAAATCTCACATGAAGAAGAATCATCCGAACTTACCTCACCAGCGACCATAGAAGTTCCTGCTACAGCATTACCTGATAATAGAGAAGAGGTCGTCAGACCAGAGGAACTCAAAGTTGAATCAGATGAAGAGCTCAACCAATCAAACGCTCCAGATTCACTGCCGTCGGAAGAGATGGTACGCGAAGACCTTCCTACAGTACAACCAGAAGAGAGGAAGGAACTCAAAGTTGAATTAGATGGAGAGCTCAACCAATCAAAAGCACCAGATTCACTGCCGTCGGAAGAGATGGTACGCGAAGACCTTCCTACAGTACAACCagaagagaggaaggaacaCGAAATTCATGAAGTCAAGGCACCAGAATGTGAAGCTCATGAACACGATCTCGCTCCAGATACTACAGAACCGGAACAACGACTTCATGAACCACAAACTCCAGAGACGCCTCAAACTCGACAGATTGGAAATGAAGAGCTTCCTCAAAAAGAGATAATTCAAGTTCCTGCTGCAGAACCCAAGCCAGAACTAAAAGAAGAGCATCGAGATCCAGAAATCGGACCACCAGAGACTCCTGATCTAGATCAACCAGTAGCTCAAGAAATTGAAGATCACGAACTCGGCGTAGCAGAGGAAGCGCATGAAGAAGTACCAGAGGTCCGAGAGGAGGAAATTGAATCGGAGaaagcagaaaaagaaaaatctccaACGGCAGAGCCGAAGAAAAGCGTATGCGACAGATCGACTCAAACAGAGAAGTGGCAATCAGAGGAAGCAGATAAAGAAGAATCTCCTAAGGCAGAGCCGAAGAAAAGCGTATGCGACAGATCGACTCAAACAGAGGAGTGGCACTCGCGAGAACCTCCGTTGGAGGAAGTTGAATTGGAGGAAGCAGATAAAGAAGAATCTTCGAAGGCAGAACCGATGAAAAGAGTCTGCGACAGATCGACTCAAACAGAGAAGTGTAAATCGCGAAAACTGCCGTTGTGTCCCAGTCTCTTCGCGGGATCGTTCCTCGTCTCTCTTATAGTGCTCGTAATTCAATTGcttagaaagaaaaagaaacgaTAA